A single genomic interval of Carassius carassius chromosome 24, fCarCar2.1, whole genome shotgun sequence harbors:
- the LOC132103576 gene encoding cholecystokinin-like, translating to MNTRICVCVLLAALSTSSCLSLYTHSEDGGQSDLGTIAEHTRHTRAAPSSGQLSLLPKPEDDEEPRSSLTELLARIISTKGTYRRSPSSKSRSMGTSHRIKDRDYLGWMDFGRRSAEEYEYSS from the exons ATGAACAccagaatctgtgtgtgtgtgctgctggcTGCCCTCTCCACCAGCAGTTGCCTTTCTCTTTATACACACTCAGAAGATGGGGGTCAGTCTGATCTCGGGACCATAGCGGAACACACACGCCACACCCGTGCAGCACCCTCCAGTGGACAACTCAGCCTGCTGCCCAAACCAGAGGATGATGAAGAGCCCCGCAGCAGTTTGACTGAACTCCTAGCCAGAATCATCTCCACCAAAG GTACATATCGCAGAAGTCCCTCTTCAAAAAGCAGGTCCATGGGCACCTCTCACAGAATAAAGGACAGAGATTACTTAGGATGGATGGATTTTGGCCGACGGAGTGCAGAGGAATATGAATACTCCTCATAA